From Rhizobium favelukesii:
TCTTATAACAGCCATCGACCAGACTTTGTGCGATCTAACCCGTGAATTATGGCCTTAGCTGGATGGGTTGCGCATTTTTCTCCAGGTTGATTGGCTCGAGCGGAAAAGCCTGGGCTTCATTGTAGTGACGCGACGATTTTGATCTGCTCCATTTCCCGCATAACGGTTGAGAAGCCCACGAACCTTGCACGCGGACCTTCTAAGGTCAGTGCTCGCTCGAAGAAAAATAGCTGTCGTATTCGATGAGCGTTGGATCCGATGTCATCAGGGCGTCCGCAGATCAATGCTGTTGGCCAGCCCAAACTCTCGGGTGCCGCTCCCTCCAGGGCCTCGCCTCCTCCAGATCCCGTGCGACGCGAACCAGCGTCGCCTCGTCGCCGAAACGGGCAACTATTTGAAGTCCGATAGGCATGCCGTTGGGACTTTGTCCCAACGGCAAAGATACTGCCGGATGTCCCGTAACATTGAGCACTCCAAGATATTGATAAAGCGCGGCATCCGCTTCCATGAATTCTTCTGCGGAGAGCGTTGGGTTGGTCGTGCAGTAAATGGTGCCATGTAGTAGAGCCACAGTTGGCATTGTGGGCGTTAGCAGTATATCGTACGGTTCGACCGCCTCAGCTACGCGGACCCACATCTTTCGCATAAGCTCTTGTACGTCGCCCGTCAGAAACGGTGATGCCCTTCGGCCATATTCATAAATCTTTAAATTAATGGGTTCCACGGTATCCGCACTAATGGTCCGCCCCATTGCCTGGGCTGTTTCACCGAGTAGGTGCGCGCTGCGGGCTGAACCGGCGAGGAATATTCTTGAATATTCTGCAGATTCGTAAGGTGGCTCGATTTCGGTGATCCTGTGTCCCATTTCCTCCAGCAGAGTGGCCGTCGAATCGACGGCCGCAAGCACTTCCGGCTCCAGATCCACGGCACCCCATTTAGTCCTGGCAACTCCAACCCTCAAAGCGCCCGTCAGCTGTGAAAGTTCTTCGCAATAAGAACGCTTCGGTTGGGTGATGATGAACGGATCGCCAGGACGAGGGCCGGAAAAAACATCGAGCGCAGCGGCCATGTCGCGGACGGTCCGACAGACAACAAACTCCCGACTACGGCCAAATGATGCGTCTTGGTTGTTTGGGCCGCCGGAAATGCGTCCGCGAGATGGATTCAAGCCGACAAGACCGCACCAGGATGCCGGGATACGAATTGATCCGCCGCCGTCGCTACTGTGTGCGATTGGTGTAATGCCGGCAGCAACAGCAGCCGCGGATCCCGAGGACGATCCACCTGCAGACCGATCTAAATCCCACGGATTGCCAGTGACTCCATTTAAGATCGATTGGCTCATGCCTGATGTCCCGAATTCAGGCATCGTTGTTCTTCCGAGGGTCCTGAGCCCTGCCTCCCGTGCGCGGCGAAAATAATAACTATCTGTATCAGGTCGGCAGCCCTTGAACAGACGGCTTCCTTTTTCCTGGAGGCGGCCAGCCTCGCTTGCTCCGGTGTCTTTTCGAAGAAATGGTACACCGGCAAAAACACCGTCATCCGCACCGGCGACAGACTCGGCATCCTCGTAGAACTCGATGACAGCATTTACCCGGGGATTCACCTCATCGT
This genomic window contains:
- a CDS encoding amidase; its protein translation is MRLDEYVQHDAIGLASLVKAGEITPLELTRLAREAHDEVNPRVNAVIEFYEDAESVAGADDGVFAGVPFLRKDTGASEAGRLQEKGSRLFKGCRPDTDSYYFRRAREAGLRTLGRTTMPEFGTSGMSQSILNGVTGNPWDLDRSAGGSSSGSAAAVAAGITPIAHSSDGGGSIRIPASWCGLVGLNPSRGRISGGPNNQDASFGRSREFVVCRTVRDMAAALDVFSGPRPGDPFIITQPKRSYCEELSQLTGALRVGVARTKWGAVDLEPEVLAAVDSTATLLEEMGHRITEIEPPYESAEYSRIFLAGSARSAHLLGETAQAMGRTISADTVEPINLKIYEYGRRASPFLTGDVQELMRKMWVRVAEAVEPYDILLTPTMPTVALLHGTIYCTTNPTLSAEEFMEADAALYQYLGVLNVTGHPAVSLPLGQSPNGMPIGLQIVARFGDEATLVRVARDLEEARPWRERHPRVWAGQQH